In a single window of the Treponema sp. J25 genome:
- the recG gene encoding ATP-dependent DNA helicase RecG — MFVRELRAHLESLPGIGPHLAARLAKLGITSVASLLTYYPRGWEDRSRRIPLKDFQKEPTVCTQVRVLAHDWIQTRPGIFVKGREQRILKIYIEDETAQAVLVCFNRPFLERQLVVGKSYWLWGQFQYRYGELQSSNFEFEAVHDKNQPPRLFGKILPIYGLTEGLSQNQLRTIIQRALERYGLHIEGELPDSLVKKYNLLPTAQALRAVHFPLNQEELERARKTLIYQELFYLELLIGRRAQNRRAHGGDQERKHKEGAPLLNPDGLLPLQEALLRRLPFPLTPGQQQAIKDINKDMAGPIPMARLIQGDVGCGKTLVSFFAVLAARELGGQTALMAPTELLARQHAENAARLLEPLGLHVAFLTGNIKAQGRSHLLKALAAGDIDLVVGTHALFSQDVVYHRLQLVIIDEQHRFGVLQRSQILAKGNNPDLLMMSATPIPRTLALTVFGDLEVSTIHDMPGGRKPVKTHLAKQSSEQRVYDFVRRELEKGHQAYFVYPLIDEGTSEVTANLKDAQSMAERLAREVYPEYKVALIHSRLEEEKKREIMEAFRKGEIHVLVATSVVEVGVDVPNATCMVVEHAERFGLAALHQLRGRVGRGADQAYCFLVYSDNLSEDGKHRLTTMLHHQDGFIIAEEDLKIRGPGHLAGKEQSGYFTLGMADPIRDVETLQKARHDAFAIIEKDPGLLLPEHTVLREVLSRSPPFEGVAL, encoded by the coding sequence ATGTTCGTGCGAGAGTTACGGGCCCATCTTGAATCCCTCCCGGGAATCGGTCCCCATCTGGCAGCTCGTCTTGCAAAGTTAGGGATTACTTCAGTAGCATCCCTCCTTACCTACTACCCCCGGGGCTGGGAAGACCGGAGCCGTCGTATTCCCCTTAAGGACTTTCAAAAAGAACCTACCGTATGTACCCAGGTACGGGTTCTGGCCCATGACTGGATTCAAACTCGTCCCGGCATCTTTGTAAAAGGAAGAGAACAGCGGATTCTCAAAATTTACATAGAAGACGAAACAGCCCAGGCGGTCCTTGTGTGTTTTAATCGTCCCTTCCTGGAGCGACAACTGGTGGTGGGTAAGAGTTACTGGCTGTGGGGCCAATTTCAGTACCGATATGGAGAACTGCAATCATCCAATTTTGAATTCGAAGCAGTCCATGATAAGAATCAGCCCCCTCGTCTTTTTGGTAAGATTTTACCTATTTATGGCCTTACCGAGGGACTTTCCCAGAATCAACTGCGGACGATCATACAGCGAGCCCTAGAACGGTATGGGCTCCATATCGAAGGGGAACTCCCCGATTCTTTAGTGAAAAAATACAACCTGCTCCCCACGGCACAGGCCCTCCGGGCGGTCCATTTTCCTCTGAACCAGGAAGAACTTGAGCGGGCCCGAAAGACCCTTATCTATCAAGAGCTTTTTTACCTGGAATTGCTCATCGGGCGAAGGGCCCAAAACCGTCGAGCCCATGGGGGAGATCAAGAAAGAAAACATAAGGAGGGGGCGCCATTGCTCAACCCTGATGGCCTATTACCCCTCCAGGAAGCGCTCCTTCGCCGTCTTCCCTTCCCCCTTACCCCAGGACAGCAGCAGGCCATCAAGGATATCAACAAAGATATGGCGGGGCCCATTCCTATGGCCCGTCTTATCCAGGGAGACGTAGGATGCGGCAAGACCCTGGTTTCTTTTTTTGCAGTTCTGGCAGCCCGAGAACTAGGGGGCCAGACTGCGCTCATGGCTCCCACTGAACTACTAGCCCGCCAGCATGCGGAAAATGCGGCCCGCCTCCTTGAACCCCTGGGACTGCACGTGGCCTTTCTCACGGGTAACATTAAGGCCCAGGGTCGATCCCATCTCCTTAAGGCCCTCGCCGCAGGGGACATCGACCTTGTGGTAGGCACCCATGCCCTTTTCTCCCAGGATGTGGTCTACCACCGGCTACAACTCGTTATTATCGATGAACAACACCGTTTTGGGGTACTCCAGCGGTCTCAGATTCTTGCCAAAGGGAACAATCCTGATCTCCTTATGATGAGCGCCACCCCTATTCCCCGTACCCTGGCCCTTACGGTGTTTGGCGATTTAGAGGTCTCCACCATCCATGACATGCCCGGCGGTAGGAAACCAGTAAAAACCCACCTGGCGAAACAATCCAGTGAACAACGGGTATATGACTTTGTGCGACGGGAACTAGAAAAGGGACATCAGGCCTATTTTGTGTATCCCCTTATCGACGAGGGGACGTCGGAGGTTACTGCCAACCTTAAAGACGCCCAGAGTATGGCAGAGCGTCTTGCCCGGGAGGTTTACCCCGAGTATAAGGTGGCCCTCATTCATTCCCGGCTGGAAGAAGAAAAAAAGCGGGAAATCATGGAGGCCTTTCGAAAGGGGGAAATACATGTCCTGGTAGCTACCAGCGTTGTAGAGGTAGGGGTAGATGTGCCCAACGCCACTTGTATGGTGGTCGAGCATGCGGAACGGTTTGGTCTTGCGGCACTCCACCAATTACGCGGTCGGGTTGGTCGAGGAGCAGATCAAGCTTATTGCTTTTTAGTATATTCGGACAACCTGTCAGAGGATGGTAAACATCGACTTACCACGATGCTCCATCATCAGGATGGTTTTATCATCGCCGAAGAGGACTTAAAAATCCGCGGGCCTGGACATTTGGCGGGGAAAGAACAGTCAGGGTACTTTACCCTGGGCATGGCCGATCCCATCCGGGATGTGGAAACCCTCCAGAAGGCCCGGCACGATGCCTTTGCCATCATCGAAAAGGACCCGGGCTTACTCCTCCCTGAGCACACCGTACTTCGGGAGGTCCTCTCCCGTTCCCCTCCGTTTGAAGGGGTAGCCCTGTAG
- a CDS encoding glycoside hydrolase 43 family protein, with the protein MNSVPLDTVWNPCASEREYRNPILYADYSDPDVIRVGDRFYGTASSFVHTPGLPILESEDLVHWRLISYAIPRLPVYYDGPVRHGDGVWAPSIRYHDGWFWIFFSMPDEGIFMTRAQDPRGPWTPIRCVQAVKGWIDPCPLWDEDGSAYLVHAFAKSRCGIKSKLQLFRLRSDGSALVGDGRIIFDGTETQPTIEGPKLYKRNGWYYIFAPAGGVKQGWQTVLRSRSIWGPYEERIVLHQGNTAVNGPHQGAYVELEDGSGWFIHFQDRDAYGRIWHLQPVSWHDDWPCIGIDQNNDDIGEPVSVYPMPSCQKKILGTPIAEEALKEIGQKKLDPPTTTSLEEKANFSSATDLSDEFDGPDLALQWQWEGNTMSPPCSLKERESSLRLFAYPCPGEEFWLYQYPNILSQKFPAPQFTVDAVLTGMAGEEVLSGLMVCGETYYYLGALREEQCIRLVTGWGSKEQKDVLYKGLMFESEVFPLVFRLTIREGGQGAWAWSCDGRTFDAIGEPFQAVPGRWVGSRFGVFSVCIGDGGLLSGSGWADFERVEVIGPSENFG; encoded by the coding sequence ATGAACAGTGTACCCCTTGATACTGTCTGGAACCCCTGTGCCTCGGAGCGGGAGTATCGGAATCCTATCCTCTATGCGGACTATTCAGATCCTGATGTGATTCGGGTAGGGGATCGTTTCTACGGAACCGCAAGTAGCTTTGTTCATACTCCGGGACTCCCAATCCTTGAGTCAGAAGATCTGGTTCACTGGCGTCTTATTTCGTATGCGATTCCTCGTTTACCGGTGTATTATGATGGGCCGGTCCGTCATGGGGATGGCGTATGGGCCCCGAGTATCCGATATCACGATGGGTGGTTCTGGATCTTTTTTAGCATGCCCGATGAGGGGATTTTTATGACCCGGGCGCAGGATCCCCGAGGACCCTGGACACCGATTCGCTGTGTGCAGGCGGTAAAAGGCTGGATTGATCCCTGTCCTTTATGGGATGAGGATGGATCGGCATATCTTGTTCATGCCTTTGCTAAAAGTCGCTGTGGTATTAAAAGTAAGCTCCAGCTTTTTAGGCTGCGCTCCGATGGTTCTGCATTGGTCGGGGATGGCCGGATCATTTTTGATGGTACCGAAACCCAGCCTACAATAGAGGGGCCTAAATTGTATAAGCGAAATGGGTGGTACTATATTTTTGCCCCCGCCGGCGGGGTAAAGCAGGGTTGGCAGACCGTACTTCGGTCTCGTTCTATCTGGGGCCCCTACGAAGAACGGATTGTACTTCATCAAGGGAATACGGCCGTAAATGGTCCTCATCAGGGGGCCTATGTAGAATTAGAAGATGGCTCTGGCTGGTTTATCCATTTCCAGGATCGGGATGCGTATGGACGGATCTGGCATTTGCAACCTGTTTCGTGGCACGATGATTGGCCCTGTATAGGTATCGATCAAAATAATGATGATATTGGAGAGCCGGTATCGGTGTATCCCATGCCCTCATGTCAGAAGAAAATATTGGGGACACCCATTGCCGAAGAAGCACTGAAGGAAATCGGACAAAAAAAATTAGATCCTCCGACGACCACTTCTTTAGAAGAGAAGGCTAACTTCTCCAGTGCAACTGACCTCAGCGATGAGTTTGATGGACCCGACCTTGCTCTCCAATGGCAATGGGAAGGAAATACTATGTCCCCTCCCTGCTCTCTTAAAGAACGAGAAAGCTCCCTTCGTCTTTTTGCGTATCCCTGTCCTGGAGAAGAGTTCTGGTTATATCAATACCCGAATATCCTAAGCCAGAAATTCCCGGCGCCTCAGTTCACGGTAGATGCGGTTCTTACAGGGATGGCTGGAGAAGAGGTTCTTTCAGGACTCATGGTGTGCGGAGAGACCTATTATTACCTGGGAGCTCTCCGGGAAGAACAATGTATTCGGTTGGTTACCGGTTGGGGAAGCAAAGAACAAAAGGATGTGCTATATAAGGGGCTGATGTTTGAGTCGGAGGTTTTTCCGCTTGTTTTTCGCCTGACCATAAGAGAAGGGGGGCAAGGAGCCTGGGCTTGGAGTTGTGATGGACGTACCTTTGATGCTATTGGCGAACCTTTTCAAGCAGTACCGGGACGATGGGTAGGAAGTCGTTTTGGTGTTTTCTCGGTGTGTATCGGGGACGGCGGTTTGCTTTCCGGCTCTGGCTGGGCCGATTTTGAACGAGTAGAGGTTATAGGCCCCTCGGAAAATTTTGGGTAA
- a CDS encoding YggT family protein yields the protein MILSIVMKLLSTLTSLYMLLIFIRILLSWFEGFPPNSASRFLASITDPYLGWFRRFPALQRGSIDFSPILALGTLAVLNNIFTTLAIYGRITIGIILSLILGSLWSAIAFVVTFYAVMTVIRFIGYLAGVNSVSPVWRIIDTFLKPLLYRINRILYRNRIVTYQTGLISLFLVLVSVYLVLSILVRLFSQMLVRLPF from the coding sequence ATGATACTTTCAATAGTAATGAAATTATTAAGCACCCTTACCTCTCTGTATATGCTACTCATCTTTATCCGTATTCTTTTGAGCTGGTTTGAAGGATTCCCCCCCAATTCGGCAAGTCGATTTCTCGCATCTATTACCGATCCCTACCTTGGTTGGTTCCGCCGTTTTCCCGCCCTTCAGCGGGGCTCTATCGATTTCTCGCCCATCTTGGCTTTAGGGACCCTCGCGGTCCTCAATAACATCTTTACAACCCTGGCCATTTACGGCCGTATTACCATTGGTATTATTCTTTCTCTGATTCTGGGAAGCCTCTGGTCGGCTATCGCCTTTGTTGTAACATTCTATGCGGTGATGACGGTAATCCGTTTCATAGGGTATCTGGCAGGCGTTAACTCGGTGAGTCCCGTATGGCGCATTATCGATACCTTCCTAAAACCCCTCTTGTATCGGATAAATCGTATTTTGTACCGGAATCGGATTGTGACATATCAGACTGGCCTTATCAGCTTATTTCTCGTGTTAGTCTCCGTGTACCTCGTTCTCAGTATCCTGGTACGCCTTTTTTCCCAGATGCTGGTACGCCTTCCTTTTTAA
- a CDS encoding response regulator has protein sequence METSITKARKTERNHQFGIAPSQQSIGGPASLYILQKEVRWRMLRVLHVDRSLVFQKYLKEIILRCGHTVESVATKKEALQRLAQGDVDMLLCGMEFDDGDADSLIMEMSHVSSREVPVLIVTSTDSLTLREHFFSLGVADYILKNEVDEARLRRFFEAQAAEDELSRYMRNLRVAVLDDSKVIIRLLHSIFSMYGFTKVESFQDPQELLARTESYDIYLIDMVLPGTSGDQVVNVLRERFPEAVIICMSQFTGEKSLTSVLLAGADDYIHKPFDGASLISRLKINVRAYKYRKQLERMVLIDPLTELYNRRYLFEQLEQEEAKARRYGRAFSVIMVDIDNFKEINDTKGHLTGDRILQSVGRVLEQSVRAADVVGRYGGEEFLLILPETEEEAARIVAEKIRKNVVSSPWPDGVSGVTVSLGVAGYQKEEGYEDLLRRADARLYQAKREGKNRVV, from the coding sequence ATGGAAACGTCTATAACCAAAGCAAGGAAAACCGAACGAAATCATCAGTTTGGAATTGCCCCGTCGCAGCAATCGATCGGTGGTCCTGCGTCGTTGTATATTCTTCAAAAAGAGGTGAGGTGGCGTATGTTACGGGTACTCCATGTGGATCGAAGCCTGGTGTTCCAAAAATACCTTAAAGAAATTATTCTTCGCTGTGGCCATACGGTGGAAAGCGTGGCCACAAAAAAGGAAGCCCTCCAGCGTCTTGCCCAGGGAGATGTGGATATGCTCCTCTGTGGGATGGAATTTGACGATGGGGATGCGGATAGTCTTATCATGGAGATGTCCCATGTCTCTTCCCGGGAGGTGCCCGTCCTTATTGTGACCAGCACCGATTCCCTTACCTTGCGGGAACATTTCTTTTCCCTTGGAGTGGCGGATTATATCCTTAAAAATGAGGTCGATGAGGCTCGCCTTAGAAGATTCTTTGAGGCCCAGGCCGCGGAAGACGAGCTTTCTCGGTACATGCGTAATTTACGGGTCGCCGTCCTTGATGATTCAAAGGTGATTATCCGACTTCTGCACAGTATTTTTTCGATGTATGGTTTTACAAAAGTAGAAAGTTTTCAGGATCCTCAGGAATTGCTTGCACGAACTGAATCCTACGATATTTATCTTATTGATATGGTGTTACCCGGAACGAGTGGTGATCAGGTGGTGAATGTGTTGCGGGAACGCTTCCCTGAGGCGGTCATCATTTGTATGTCCCAGTTCACCGGGGAAAAATCCCTTACCTCGGTGCTTCTTGCGGGGGCTGATGATTACATCCATAAGCCCTTTGATGGGGCTAGCCTTATTTCTCGGCTTAAGATCAATGTACGGGCCTACAAGTACCGAAAGCAGCTAGAACGGATGGTCCTCATCGATCCGTTAACAGAACTGTACAATCGGCGCTATCTCTTTGAACAGCTTGAGCAGGAGGAAGCAAAGGCCCGTCGATACGGGCGAGCCTTTTCGGTAATTATGGTAGACATTGATAATTTTAAAGAAATTAACGATACCAAGGGACATCTTACGGGTGATCGGATTCTGCAGTCTGTGGGACGGGTGCTCGAGCAGTCGGTCCGGGCCGCCGATGTGGTAGGTCGTTATGGGGGGGAGGAATTCCTTTTGATTCTCCCAGAGACTGAGGAGGAAGCGGCCCGGATCGTGGCAGAAAAGATCCGCAAAAATGTAGTCAGTTCCCCCTGGCCCGATGGGGTGTCGGGGGTGACCGTTTCTCTTGGGGTTGCGGGCTATCAGAAAGAGGAAGGTTACGAGGATCTTCTTCGTCGGGCCGATGCCAGGCTTTACCAGGCAAAACGGGAAGGCAAGAACCGGGTGGTATAA
- the dnaE gene encoding DNA polymerase III subunit alpha: protein MLEFAHLHVHSDYSLLDGAASIESLIHKAKTLGMKHLAITDHGNMFGVLKFYKKCLEQEIHPIIGSEFYMAPTSRHEKKGSEQGNKYYHLVLLATSEEGYRNLMKLSSLSYTEGFYYKPRIDEELLIQYGKDLIGLSACLGGEIPSLLLEGKLEEAERRARRLRDILGDNNFYLELQDHGIPEQKKANALLVALSKRTGIPLVATNDIHYLDPEDAVAQDILLCISTNKKRSEISRMRFETNQFYMKSPEEMAALFPDYPEALLNTVRIAERCETKIPLPGPMLPDFELPEPFTEEAAYIRHLTYKGLEERYGTVTPAIQERADYELNIIIKMGFVGYFLIVADFITWAKNHNIPVGPGRGSGAGSIVAYAMKITDIDPLKYNLLFERFLNPERVSMPDFDVDFCFERRGEVIDYVTQKYGRNRVGQIITFGTLKAKAVIKDVARALDIPLAEANMIAKLIPEDPKMTLKKAFEAEPRLAQLAEDPRYQELFAIAKKLENKNRHSSLHAAGIVIGKTELTDYVPLYRDAKTGTVATQFTMDQIEECGLVKMDFLGLKTLTLIKNTEELIHQRGGEYAQFSIEKISEEDEATFALLGEGKSASVFQFESQGMQNILKQAKPNKIEDLIALNALYRPGPMAYIPQFIDSKWGRQPIVYPDPCLEPILKETYGVIVYQEQVMQVAQRIAGYSLGQADLLRRAMGKKKPEVMVKEKSRFIEGAVKRGFKQEDADRIFEILIPFAGYGFNKSHAAAYSVLAYRTAYLKANFPAEFMAANLTNEISNPDKLKEYIDEARKMGLTIEPPDINRSGKYFTVVDGIIVYGLLGIKGLGDAAADEILRQREKGPYRDFMDFLDRVDLRTVTKKTIELLIKTGAFDTLGRTRPTLLANLERAVEYAQNKKEDKRFGQSSLFEDTGEKEYPDFEFQNAPDWDHAEQLKIEMELIGFYFSGHPLDPYRQAWERAVTLDLSHPEQSTPGKEYIILGMIKALRPIQTKTGKWMGFGTLADYRGEMDLTFFPEVWERCRDRLKVDDIVAFQGKVDTKRDRPSFLVDQLLDINNLVERSYREVHIRLRRDILSSEEKLYPLRDELLGLSGNCAVYLHIPLVQGEAVIKAASQISLSAEPWVLENLKQFEGVTEVWRE from the coding sequence ATGCTCGAGTTTGCCCATTTGCATGTCCACTCGGACTATTCTCTCCTTGATGGGGCAGCTTCCATCGAAAGCCTTATCCACAAGGCAAAGACCCTGGGGATGAAACACCTGGCCATTACCGATCACGGCAACATGTTTGGGGTGCTCAAGTTCTACAAAAAATGCCTCGAACAGGAAATCCATCCTATCATTGGTAGCGAGTTTTACATGGCCCCCACGTCCCGCCACGAAAAGAAAGGCAGCGAACAGGGCAACAAGTACTATCACCTGGTACTCCTGGCCACAAGTGAAGAGGGCTACCGGAATCTGATGAAGCTTTCCTCCCTTTCGTACACCGAGGGCTTTTACTATAAGCCCCGCATCGACGAGGAACTCCTTATCCAATATGGGAAAGATCTCATCGGCCTTTCGGCATGCCTCGGGGGCGAAATCCCCAGTCTTTTACTGGAAGGCAAACTAGAAGAGGCGGAACGGCGGGCCCGGCGGCTGCGGGATATTCTTGGGGATAACAACTTTTATCTGGAACTCCAGGATCACGGTATTCCGGAACAAAAAAAGGCCAATGCCCTCCTGGTGGCCCTGAGTAAACGGACCGGCATTCCCCTCGTGGCCACCAACGATATTCATTATCTGGACCCAGAAGATGCGGTGGCCCAGGATATCCTTCTTTGTATCTCTACCAACAAAAAACGCAGTGAAATTTCCCGGATGCGTTTTGAAACCAATCAGTTCTACATGAAAAGCCCCGAAGAGATGGCGGCCCTTTTTCCTGATTATCCGGAGGCCCTCTTAAATACGGTCCGCATTGCGGAGCGATGCGAAACAAAAATACCTCTTCCGGGCCCCATGCTTCCCGACTTTGAACTTCCTGAACCCTTCACCGAAGAGGCCGCATACATCCGCCACCTTACCTATAAGGGACTGGAGGAACGCTATGGGACCGTTACCCCGGCCATACAAGAACGGGCCGACTACGAACTTAACATCATCATAAAAATGGGGTTCGTAGGCTATTTTCTCATCGTAGCGGATTTTATCACCTGGGCAAAAAACCACAATATCCCCGTCGGTCCCGGCCGGGGCTCCGGTGCCGGTTCCATCGTGGCCTATGCGATGAAGATCACCGATATCGACCCCTTAAAGTACAACCTCCTCTTTGAACGATTCCTTAACCCTGAACGGGTGTCCATGCCCGACTTTGATGTGGACTTCTGCTTCGAACGGCGGGGTGAGGTCATCGACTATGTGACTCAGAAATACGGCCGGAACCGGGTGGGCCAGATCATCACCTTTGGAACCCTTAAAGCCAAGGCGGTTATAAAAGATGTGGCCCGGGCCCTGGACATTCCTCTGGCAGAGGCCAACATGATTGCCAAGCTCATCCCGGAAGACCCCAAGATGACCCTAAAAAAGGCCTTCGAGGCCGAACCCCGCCTGGCCCAGCTTGCGGAGGATCCCCGCTATCAGGAACTATTTGCCATTGCCAAAAAACTAGAAAACAAAAACCGCCACTCCAGTCTCCATGCGGCGGGAATTGTAATTGGGAAAACCGAACTTACTGACTATGTTCCCCTCTACCGGGATGCGAAAACCGGTACGGTGGCCACCCAGTTTACGATGGACCAAATTGAAGAATGTGGCCTTGTCAAAATGGACTTCCTGGGTCTTAAGACCCTCACCCTCATTAAAAATACAGAAGAACTCATTCACCAGCGGGGGGGAGAATACGCCCAGTTTTCTATTGAAAAGATCAGCGAAGAAGACGAGGCGACCTTTGCCCTCCTGGGAGAAGGCAAGAGCGCCAGTGTGTTCCAGTTTGAATCCCAGGGGATGCAGAACATTTTGAAGCAGGCAAAACCCAACAAAATAGAAGATCTCATCGCCTTAAACGCTCTTTATCGACCAGGGCCCATGGCCTATATTCCCCAATTTATCGATTCTAAATGGGGACGGCAGCCCATTGTGTACCCCGACCCCTGCCTTGAACCTATCCTCAAAGAAACCTACGGCGTTATCGTCTACCAGGAACAGGTCATGCAGGTGGCCCAGAGGATCGCCGGTTACAGCCTGGGGCAAGCAGATCTGCTCCGTCGCGCCATGGGAAAGAAAAAACCCGAGGTTATGGTCAAGGAAAAAAGCCGTTTTATCGAAGGGGCAGTAAAACGGGGCTTTAAGCAGGAAGATGCGGACCGAATTTTCGAGATCCTGATTCCCTTTGCGGGCTACGGCTTCAACAAGAGTCATGCCGCGGCCTACTCGGTCCTGGCTTATCGGACGGCCTACCTTAAGGCTAATTTCCCCGCCGAATTCATGGCGGCCAACCTTACCAACGAAATCTCCAATCCCGACAAACTAAAAGAGTACATCGACGAAGCCCGAAAGATGGGTCTTACCATAGAACCACCGGACATCAATCGGTCGGGGAAATACTTTACGGTGGTAGACGGCATCATCGTGTATGGACTTTTGGGAATCAAGGGACTCGGGGACGCGGCGGCGGATGAAATTCTCAGGCAGCGAGAAAAGGGGCCCTACCGGGATTTTATGGATTTTCTTGATCGGGTAGATCTCCGGACGGTTACCAAAAAAACTATCGAACTCCTCATTAAAACGGGAGCCTTTGATACGCTTGGTAGGACGCGGCCCACCCTCCTCGCCAATCTAGAACGGGCTGTAGAATACGCCCAGAACAAAAAAGAAGACAAACGATTCGGTCAGTCGAGCCTCTTTGAAGATACGGGCGAAAAGGAATACCCCGATTTTGAGTTCCAGAACGCCCCCGATTGGGACCATGCGGAACAGCTTAAAATAGAGATGGAACTCATCGGCTTTTATTTTTCAGGGCACCCCCTGGATCCCTATCGGCAGGCATGGGAACGGGCGGTGACCCTCGATCTCTCTCATCCGGAACAGTCAACACCGGGGAAGGAATACATCATCCTTGGCATGATCAAGGCCCTTCGCCCCATCCAGACCAAAACCGGCAAATGGATGGGTTTTGGCACCCTGGCAGATTATCGAGGAGAAATGGATCTTACCTTTTTCCCCGAAGTGTGGGAACGCTGTCGGGATCGACTGAAAGTAGATGATATTGTAGCCTTCCAGGGAAAGGTGGACACCAAACGGGACCGACCGAGTTTTCTTGTGGATCAGTTGCTCGACATTAACAACCTGGTAGAACGGTCCTATCGGGAAGTCCATATCCGACTTCGCCGGGACATTCTAAGCTCAGAAGAAAAACTGTATCCCCTCCGGGATGAGCTCCTGGGTCTTTCAGGAAACTGTGCCGTGTATCTCCACATTCCTCTCGTTCAGGGAGAGGCGGTAATAAAAGCGGCAAGTCAGATTAGCCTCTCCGCAGAACCCTGGGTACTCGAAAACTTAAAGCAGTTTGAGGGGGTCACCGAGGTCTGGCGGGAATAG
- a CDS encoding glycoside hydrolase family 43 protein, with the protein MNTIQTYANPVYPGFHPDPSVIRVGNDFYLVNSTFHYYPGIVISHSRDLVHWRPIGHVWTRSDWLDIRGLMDGRGFWAPDISYYNGLFYIFVTLRLNEIQQDGSPSSLIRRQMVVTSPNPEGPYSYPRFIDVDGIDPSHFVDEDGKHYMLLNPGVRIIPLTDDCSTVTGEIKTIWEGSGGRIPEGPHLFKKDGWYYILTAEGGTGYGHQIGSGRSRSLYGPYESNPHNPILKQNDPESPLQRCGHGKFVEAPDGSWWVLYLCGRPVSAHPVNLEADRFCILGRETALDPVQWTDDGWPIINEKKGPSLVNRAPNLPWSPFPEKNRDDFEAAHLDIRWYTPRNPDFSAYSLTERPGYLRLYCRSANLNELTAHPLLQRETSLVSEATCLMEFNPQSPGEEAGLTLYYDTKTHIKFGRRRKGDSWYLFVEDQRGTGYIPVAERPEYPIPERVPGQESLTIPQGNTNKTVPSSQLYLRILTRALERHFLYSYDGLHWEELVTISDCYHLSDEGYQGPHSKRFTGTMVGIFAYNGGSCSTTPADFDWFEYIPQEK; encoded by the coding sequence ATGAATACGATACAGACCTACGCCAATCCTGTATATCCCGGCTTTCATCCCGATCCTTCGGTGATCCGGGTAGGAAACGATTTTTACCTCGTGAACTCCACTTTTCATTATTACCCCGGCATTGTCATCTCCCATTCCCGGGACCTAGTCCACTGGCGGCCCATTGGTCACGTTTGGACCCGCAGTGACTGGCTTGATATCCGGGGACTCATGGACGGTCGGGGTTTTTGGGCCCCCGATATTTCCTATTACAATGGTCTTTTTTACATTTTTGTGACCCTACGGCTTAACGAGATTCAACAGGATGGAAGCCCCTCCTCTCTTATTCGTCGTCAAATGGTGGTGACTTCTCCCAATCCAGAGGGGCCCTATTCCTATCCTCGATTTATCGATGTGGATGGCATTGATCCTTCTCACTTTGTTGATGAGGATGGGAAACACTACATGCTCCTAAATCCGGGGGTACGCATTATTCCCCTTACTGACGACTGTTCTACCGTAACAGGGGAAATCAAAACCATCTGGGAAGGCTCAGGGGGACGGATCCCTGAAGGGCCTCACCTGTTTAAAAAAGATGGATGGTACTATATCCTTACTGCCGAAGGCGGTACCGGTTATGGCCACCAAATAGGGTCCGGTCGATCCCGATCTCTGTATGGTCCCTATGAAAGCAACCCTCATAATCCTATCCTGAAACAAAACGATCCAGAGTCTCCCTTGCAACGCTGTGGTCATGGGAAATTTGTAGAGGCCCCCGATGGCTCCTGGTGGGTATTGTACCTCTGCGGAAGACCGGTTTCTGCCCATCCCGTCAATCTTGAAGCGGACCGCTTCTGTATTCTGGGAAGAGAGACCGCCCTGGACCCTGTCCAGTGGACCGACGATGGTTGGCCTATCATCAATGAGAAGAAAGGGCCAAGTCTTGTGAATAGGGCCCCAAATCTTCCCTGGAGCCCTTTTCCTGAAAAGAATAGGGATGATTTTGAAGCAGCCCATCTCGATATTCGGTGGTATACTCCCCGGAATCCCGATTTTTCCGCCTATTCACTAACCGAGCGGCCAGGCTATCTTCGACTCTATTGCCGCAGTGCTAACCTTAATGAACTTACGGCACATCCCCTACTCCAACGGGAAACAAGCCTTGTATCGGAGGCCACGTGTCTCATGGAATTTAATCCCCAGAGCCCTGGTGAAGAAGCAGGACTCACCCTGTACTACGATACCAAAACACATATCAAATTTGGGAGAAGACGAAAGGGAGACTCCTGGTATCTTTTTGTAGAAGACCAACGAGGAACCGGATACATCCCCGTGGCAGAAAGGCCAGAATATCCTATACCAGAAAGGGTCCCCGGGCAAGAATCACTCACAATACCCCAGGGAAACACCAACAAAACCGTTCCTTCCTCTCAACTATATCTACGAATACTTACCAGAGCTCTGGAACGGCATTTTCTGTATTCATATGACGGCCTTCACTGGGAAGAGCTTGTAACGATTTCCGATTGCTACCATCTTTCAGACGAAGGCTACCAGGGGCCCCATAGCAAACGCTTTACCGGTACCATGGTAGGAATCTTTGCCTACAATGGTGGTTCCTGTAGTACTACCCCCGCCGATTTTGACTGGTTTGAATACATCCCCCAGGAGAAGTAG